The Amycolatopsis endophytica genome includes the window CGACGGCGTCCGGTTGGAACGCAAGCTCGGCGGCAAGTCCGGAGAGTGGGAGCGGCCATGACTGACACCAGGCGCGGGGCGCGGGTGATCGTCGCCTCGAACAGGGCTTCGGCCGGGGTCTACGAGGACCGCACCGGGCCGGTGATCGTCTCCTGGCTCGCCGAGCGCGGGTTCGACGTTCCGGAACCGCGGGTCGTGCCAGACGGGGAGCCGGTCGCGAACGCGCTGCGGGAGGCGCTGAACGACGAAGTGCACGTCGTCATCACCACTGGTGGCACCGGCATCTCACCGACCGACCGCACACCGGACGTCACGGCGCCGCTGCTGGACCACCAGCTGCCGGGCCTCGCCGAGGCGATCCGGTCGGCCGGGCTGCCGAAGGTGCCCACGGCCGTGCTGTCGCGGGGTCTCGCCGGCGTGGCGGGCCGGACCCTCGTGGTGAACCTGCCCGGCTCCCGCGGCGGGGTCAAGGACGGGCTCGGAGTGCTCGACGGGGTGCTCATCCATGCCGTGGACCAGCTGGCGGGCGGGGACCACCCACGCCCGGCCACCGAGCCGACCGCGGCGACTGAGAACTCGGTGCACATCGCGCGGACCGAGGTGACCGAGCAGCCGCTGTCCGTGGAGGAACACGCGGCCCTCGTGGACGACCAGTCCGCCGGGGCGGTGGTCACGTTCAGCGGTGTCGTGCGGGACCACGACGGGGGCAAGGGCGTGAAGGCCCTCTTCTACGAGGGGCACCCGAGCGCGGCGGACGTGCTCACCCGGGTGGTCACCCAGGTCGCGGGCCGCCGGGCGGGGGTGCGGGCTGTTGCCGTGAGCCACCGGCTGGGGGCGCTGGAGATCGGCGATGTGGCGCTGGCGTGCGCCGTGTCGGCCGACCACCGGGGCGAGGCTTTCGCGACCTGCGCGGAGCTGGTCGACGAGGTGAAGGCCCAGCTGCCGGTCTGGAAGCACCAGCACTTCACCGACGGCTCGGACGAGTGGGTCAACTCGCCCTGAAAAACCGTGGCCCGGAGTGACCGCTGGGCGTCGGCAACCCCACCACCCGGGGGAATGCGGTGGGGTTGCCGGACGCCCGCGACGTCACTTCGTGGCGATCTTCTGCCCGACCACGATCATGTCGGGGTTCGAGATGTACTGCGCGTTCAGCTCCTGCAGCTTCTGGTAGCCGCCGGCGATGTTGAACTTCTTGGCGAGCCCGGAAAGGGTGTCGCCCGCCACGACGGTGTAGTCACCGTTCGGGTTCGAAGTCGGCACGCTCACGGCCGGGGCCGGGGTGCTCTTCTTGGTGGTGGACTTCGGGGTCGTGGCCTTCTTCTTCGGCGTGGAGGAGGTCGACTTCTTCGAGGTCGAGCCCTGGGTGTTGGAACCCTTGTAGCTCGCCGAAGAGCCGGCCTTCTTGCCGCAGACCGGCCAGGCGCCGATGCCCTGGCCCTGCAGGACGCGCTCGGCGACGGCGATCTGCTGCTCACGCGAAGCGTTCGACGCGCTGCCGGTGCCACCGTAGGCCTTCCAGGTGCTCTGCGAGAACTGCAGACCGCCGTAGTAGCCGTTGCCGGTGTTGGTGCTCCAGTTGCCACCGCTCTCGCACTGCGCGATGGCGTCCCAGTTGACGCTGGAGGCCTGCGCGGGGGTCGCGGCGATGGCCAGCGGGGTGCCGACCGCGATGCCCGCGACGGCGACGCGAGCGATGTTGCGAGCGGCCGGGGACATCTTGCGGTGCTTGCCTCGGTAGGACATTCCTTCAACTCGGCCTTCGCGCCGACGAGCCGCGTGCGGCTGCGAGGCGGACCCTCACGGGTCCTGCTCCACCCGGCGGGGTCCGGGCGAGCCAGTCGGGCCTTCGCGTGGTGCTCGGGCTCGACCCTCTCCGTCCCTGTCCGGAAAACCTACTTTCGCTCGGGGTATGGCCGGGATCCCGCCGGACAGGATTTGGCGCTCGGGATCCCGGTGTTGCTCGGCCGGTCGGGGCCAGCCGAAAAGCGACGGTACGTAACGGGAAGCGTGATCGGAAATTATTCGGGACGTGACCTACATCACAGTAACATCGAGCAACCTGCGCCGATCACGATGTTTTTCCTGGTCAGACTGCCGTTACCTCGCCGTTTCCAAGTCGAGATAATTCACCGTTCGTGAGGCTTGGATCACGTCGATTCGCCGCCGTTGGGCCGTTCGTGGAACCGGCTCATCCGCCCGCGAAGGGCGGCAAGACGTCGAGTTCGGACCCCTCCGGCAGGGGCCGCGAGGGGTCGCGGACCGCCACGCCGTCGACGAGGAAGCTGGCCGCACGGAGGATCCGCGGGAGGCTGTCCGGATGAAGATCACGGAGAGCGACGACGGCCTCCGCGACCGAGGCACCGGCGGGAAGGTAAACCACCTCT containing:
- a CDS encoding MoaD/ThiS family protein, producing MSVLVRYFASARAAAGVEEEVVYLPAGASVAEAVVALRDLHPDSLPRILRAASFLVDGVAVRDPSRPLPEGSELDVLPPFAGG
- a CDS encoding molybdenum cofactor biosynthesis protein MoaE, whose protein sequence is MTDTRRGARVIVASNRASAGVYEDRTGPVIVSWLAERGFDVPEPRVVPDGEPVANALREALNDEVHVVITTGGTGISPTDRTPDVTAPLLDHQLPGLAEAIRSAGLPKVPTAVLSRGLAGVAGRTLVVNLPGSRGGVKDGLGVLDGVLIHAVDQLAGGDHPRPATEPTAATENSVHIARTEVTEQPLSVEEHAALVDDQSAGAVVTFSGVVRDHDGGKGVKALFYEGHPSAADVLTRVVTQVAGRRAGVRAVAVSHRLGALEIGDVALACAVSADHRGEAFATCAELVDEVKAQLPVWKHQHFTDGSDEWVNSP
- a CDS encoding LysM peptidoglycan-binding domain-containing protein encodes the protein MSYRGKHRKMSPAARNIARVAVAGIAVGTPLAIAATPAQASSVNWDAIAQCESGGNWSTNTGNGYYGGLQFSQSTWKAYGGTGSASNASREQQIAVAERVLQGQGIGAWPVCGKKAGSSASYKGSNTQGSTSKKSTSSTPKKKATTPKSTTKKSTPAPAVSVPTSNPNGDYTVVAGDTLSGLAKKFNIAGGYQKLQELNAQYISNPDMIVVGQKIATK